A window of Ruania suaedae contains these coding sequences:
- a CDS encoding ABC transporter permease: protein MLTFIVRRVLIGIGILLVSSLLMYVLVDITIDPLENLRLSTDPNKELQIEQRIELLNLDEPVLLRYLWWLGAFVTGDMGTAWTTGRDVIDILASAIVSTIQLVTAATFLAIFLGIAVGIISALRQYTSFDYLITFLSFLLYSLPSFWIAVLLKQWGAIGYNDFLRDPLIAIPVMIVIAAVMGLLWSLAFGGSLRRRLTVAGGAAGVTLAVLLYIQLTDWWSQPNIGPVLLTISSLAIALGVTTLSTGLRNRRALYTALTVAVLGIALWYPMQFGFYYLGAWGVLNWATVLGLAVVAALVGAAVGWLFRGPDWRISARTGALTAVPVAALIFIDRVMQVWDNYTASNIIRGRPIATIGDRTPNLEGDFWVTTLDQYTHLLLPTISLMLLSFAGYTRYARGSMLEVMNQDYIRTARAKGLTERTVVMRHGFRNSLIPMATIVPIDIITLIGGAIITENIFNRPGMGQMFLRHLDENDIEPVMAYLVIVAALAIVANIVADLIYAVLDPRIRVNA from the coding sequence ATGCTGACTTTCATCGTGCGCCGTGTGCTGATCGGCATCGGCATCCTGCTCGTGTCCTCGCTGCTGATGTACGTGCTGGTCGACATCACCATCGACCCGCTGGAGAACCTGCGGCTGAGCACGGACCCGAACAAGGAACTGCAGATCGAGCAGCGCATCGAGCTGCTCAACCTCGACGAGCCGGTGCTGCTGCGCTACCTGTGGTGGCTCGGCGCCTTCGTCACCGGAGACATGGGCACCGCGTGGACCACCGGGCGAGACGTCATCGACATCCTCGCCTCCGCGATCGTCTCCACGATCCAGCTGGTCACCGCCGCCACCTTCCTGGCGATCTTCCTCGGGATCGCCGTCGGTATCATCTCCGCACTGCGTCAGTACACCAGCTTCGACTACCTCATCACCTTCCTGTCCTTCCTGCTGTACTCGCTGCCCTCCTTCTGGATCGCGGTGCTGCTCAAGCAGTGGGGGGCCATCGGCTACAACGACTTCCTGCGCGACCCGCTGATCGCCATCCCGGTGATGATCGTGATCGCCGCGGTCATGGGGCTGCTGTGGTCGCTGGCCTTCGGGGGCAGCCTGCGGCGCAGACTCACGGTCGCCGGCGGCGCCGCCGGCGTGACGCTCGCGGTGCTGCTCTACATCCAGCTCACCGACTGGTGGAGTCAGCCGAACATCGGCCCGGTGCTGCTGACCATCAGCTCGCTCGCGATCGCGCTCGGCGTGACCACCCTTTCCACCGGGCTGCGCAACCGTCGCGCCCTCTACACGGCGCTGACGGTCGCCGTGCTGGGCATCGCGCTGTGGTACCCGATGCAGTTCGGGTTCTACTACCTGGGTGCCTGGGGCGTGCTGAACTGGGCGACCGTGCTGGGACTGGCCGTGGTGGCTGCGCTCGTCGGCGCGGCCGTCGGGTGGCTCTTCCGCGGCCCGGACTGGCGGATCTCAGCCCGCACGGGTGCCCTGACGGCGGTGCCCGTGGCGGCGCTCATCTTCATCGACCGGGTGATGCAGGTCTGGGACAACTACACCGCCTCCAACATCATCCGGGGGCGCCCGATCGCCACCATCGGTGATCGCACCCCGAACCTCGAGGGTGACTTCTGGGTGACCACCTTGGACCAGTACACCCACCTGCTGCTGCCGACGATCTCCCTGATGCTGCTCTCCTTCGCCGGCTACACCCGCTACGCCCGCGGCAGCATGCTGGAGGTGATGAACCAGGACTACATCCGCACCGCCCGCGCGAAGGGCCTCACCGAGCGCACGGTGGTGATGCGGCACGGGTTCCGCAACTCCCTCATCCCGATGGCCACGATCGTCCCCATCGACATCATCACGCTCATCGGGGGCGCCATCATCACGGAGAACATCTTCAACCGGCCCGGGATGGGGCAGATGTTCCTACGCCACCTCGACGAGAACGACATCGAACCGGTGATGGCTTACCTGGTCATCGTGGCGGCCCTCGCCATCGTGGCGAACATCGTCGCCGACCTCATCTACGCCGTCCTCGACCCACGGATCCGGGTGAACGCATGA
- a CDS encoding polysaccharide lyase family 8 super-sandwich domain-containing protein: MIAGGRACPLDPDGFIIAPGNYEAQAHAVVANLRQALADLGADLTDVVSHRVLVASSDQADLVRVWNVVRAAFGDRDVPSTLMGVTVLGCDAQLVEVEAVAVLPDPPLPSDGVFDVRPSGRRLPSGGCSITVRVSNFHLGNGAMKMNLTASRRTFLVGTAAALAAAGTIGTGSAALAAEPFDGLVDRRREFLTGGEVAATHPELAEKRASIDAEVSELVDTFVRTTGRTGLWPDLRIGAASNTAEVGNMGVTANRITMLATAWASAGSEYYQDPDLRSDLQGALWFLSGQYRADRGRPGNWWFWEIGLPRQLADTLILLGDDAPAEAVDLLIAAIRFHAPDPNVRRDYPTLKETGANRVDKALSCIMRGLIDEDVDDVILGRDALSDVAGDGANSVFGRVTSGDGFYDDGSFVQHGYLPYSGTYGGVAITGVAEVLALLAGSEWAVTDPDVNNLFESIDLTFAPFQWDVRTMDTTRGRAVSRQQGQDFHSGFAIASAVLVLADSAPEADATRYQAMVKGWLERTEDQPLATNTQTLAATARSLAVAENDDVTAAGPRTGTTNTYHQERIVHHRGDWAAVVNTSSSRIGRYEWGNRENNLGWYQGDGMMFLYHREDSAQYSADFWPTVDPYALPGTTVTGEERESGLGDGTGIPRAQNAYAGGLTLAGELGTTAMDLQNFSDNLRANKSWFYLPDRVVCVGSGITDSSGTGARTIAENRSFPVGEVPAVQVDGEDVTLEESPRPASAVHVANHAGVVALAPVGAEEVPAWQVRAETRTGSWQTINDGSDTGGTDEEVSRAYVRIEREHTGDDDWYAYQVLPLAEAGTIVAEAAEPTVTVLLADPAAHLIEASDGTRMGHFFAEGTFAGYTVSGPCAVAHRRAPHATGGRAAAGAFRTEIVVSQPTKSGGTLSVSFDMDAPGTLVNADDSVQVVATSPLELAVDADIAPGSEHRIVFASLATAEPVTVEHLDTEGEPIADPVIIEGEIGQSYEAEPLALSGYLDPEIPDNATGTIAEVPITVTFVYEPEPSPSPTDDGSGSTPTPTATTGTGTVTPTDPGSTGSTGGSGGGLANTGSSMLPLGAGALAATALGAAVLAGRRRGAVAGEAEDCSGDTEAAPEQE, from the coding sequence CTGATCGCAGGCGGGCGCGCCTGCCCGCTCGACCCGGATGGCTTCATTATCGCGCCCGGCAACTACGAAGCCCAGGCTCACGCCGTCGTCGCGAACCTGCGACAGGCCCTGGCGGACCTCGGCGCGGATCTGACCGACGTCGTCTCCCATCGGGTGCTCGTGGCCTCCTCGGACCAGGCCGACCTGGTCCGGGTGTGGAACGTCGTCCGGGCCGCGTTCGGCGACCGTGACGTCCCGTCCACACTGATGGGCGTCACCGTGCTCGGCTGCGACGCCCAGCTCGTCGAGGTCGAGGCCGTGGCGGTGCTGCCGGATCCGCCGCTGCCCTCGGACGGGGTGTTCGACGTCCGGCCGTCCGGAAGGCGCTTGCCCAGCGGTGGCTGTTCCATTACGGTGCGAGTGAGCAATTTTCACCTAGGTAACGGAGCCATGAAAATGAATCTCACGGCATCGCGTCGGACTTTCCTGGTCGGCACGGCAGCGGCGCTGGCTGCAGCTGGGACGATCGGCACCGGCTCGGCGGCGCTCGCGGCCGAGCCCTTCGACGGACTGGTCGATCGACGGCGGGAGTTCCTCACCGGCGGTGAGGTCGCCGCCACCCATCCGGAGCTGGCCGAGAAGCGGGCGAGCATCGATGCCGAGGTCAGTGAGCTCGTCGACACCTTCGTCCGGACTACCGGGCGCACGGGCCTCTGGCCGGACCTGCGGATCGGCGCCGCCTCGAACACGGCGGAGGTCGGCAACATGGGGGTGACGGCGAACCGGATCACGATGCTGGCCACCGCGTGGGCGTCGGCCGGGAGCGAGTACTACCAGGATCCCGACCTCCGCTCGGACCTGCAGGGAGCGCTCTGGTTCCTCTCCGGGCAGTACCGCGCCGACCGAGGCCGGCCGGGCAACTGGTGGTTCTGGGAGATCGGGCTCCCGCGCCAGCTGGCCGACACGCTGATCCTGCTGGGTGACGACGCTCCCGCGGAGGCGGTGGACTTGCTCATCGCCGCGATCCGGTTCCACGCGCCCGATCCCAACGTCCGGCGGGACTACCCCACCCTGAAGGAGACGGGCGCGAACCGCGTGGACAAGGCGCTCTCGTGCATCATGCGCGGCCTGATCGACGAGGATGTCGACGACGTCATCCTGGGGCGGGACGCGCTCTCCGATGTCGCCGGAGACGGCGCGAACAGCGTGTTCGGCCGGGTCACCTCCGGCGACGGCTTCTACGACGACGGTTCCTTCGTCCAGCACGGCTACCTGCCCTACTCCGGCACCTATGGCGGTGTGGCGATCACCGGAGTGGCGGAGGTGCTGGCCCTGCTCGCCGGCAGCGAGTGGGCGGTGACCGATCCGGACGTCAACAACCTGTTCGAGTCGATCGACCTCACCTTCGCCCCCTTCCAGTGGGACGTACGCACCATGGACACCACCCGTGGCCGCGCCGTCTCGCGCCAGCAGGGCCAGGACTTCCACTCCGGATTCGCGATCGCCTCGGCGGTGCTCGTCCTGGCCGACTCCGCCCCGGAGGCGGACGCCACCCGCTACCAGGCCATGGTCAAGGGCTGGCTGGAGCGGACCGAGGACCAGCCGCTGGCCACCAACACCCAGACGCTCGCCGCGACCGCGCGCAGCCTGGCCGTCGCCGAGAACGATGACGTGACAGCCGCCGGTCCGCGCACCGGGACGACGAACACCTACCACCAGGAGCGGATCGTCCACCACCGGGGTGACTGGGCCGCCGTCGTGAACACGTCCTCGTCCAGGATCGGCCGCTACGAGTGGGGCAACCGCGAGAACAACCTCGGCTGGTACCAGGGCGACGGGATGATGTTCCTCTACCACCGCGAGGACTCCGCCCAGTACTCCGCCGACTTCTGGCCCACCGTGGATCCGTACGCGCTGCCCGGCACCACGGTCACCGGTGAGGAGCGCGAGTCCGGCCTGGGGGACGGCACGGGCATCCCGCGCGCGCAGAATGCCTACGCCGGTGGTCTCACGCTCGCCGGCGAGCTCGGGACGACGGCCATGGACCTGCAGAACTTCTCGGACAATCTGCGCGCGAACAAGTCCTGGTTCTACCTGCCCGACCGGGTCGTCTGTGTGGGCTCGGGCATCACCGACAGCTCCGGCACCGGGGCGCGCACGATCGCCGAGAACCGGTCCTTCCCCGTGGGGGAGGTCCCCGCCGTGCAGGTCGATGGCGAGGACGTCACGCTCGAGGAGTCCCCCCGGCCGGCCTCTGCCGTGCACGTGGCCAACCATGCCGGCGTCGTGGCGCTTGCGCCCGTGGGGGCAGAGGAGGTTCCCGCCTGGCAGGTCCGGGCCGAGACCCGCACCGGCAGCTGGCAGACCATCAACGACGGATCCGACACCGGCGGCACCGATGAGGAGGTGAGCCGCGCCTACGTCCGCATCGAGCGGGAGCACACCGGCGACGATGACTGGTACGCGTACCAGGTCCTCCCCCTCGCCGAGGCCGGCACGATCGTGGCCGAAGCGGCCGAGCCGACCGTGACGGTCCTGCTGGCGGACCCGGCCGCGCACCTGATCGAGGCCTCCGACGGAACCCGGATGGGGCACTTCTTCGCCGAGGGCACGTTCGCCGGCTACACGGTGAGCGGGCCCTGCGCGGTGGCCCACCGGCGTGCGCCGCACGCGACCGGAGGTAGGGCCGCAGCCGGCGCCTTCCGCACCGAGATCGTGGTCTCACAACCCACGAAGTCCGGCGGCACCCTGAGCGTCTCCTTCGACATGGACGCACCCGGCACGCTCGTGAACGCGGACGACTCCGTACAGGTGGTCGCCACCAGCCCGTTGGAATTGGCGGTGGATGCTGACATTGCTCCGGGCAGTGAGCACCGGATCGTCTTCGCGAGCCTCGCCACGGCCGAGCCCGTCACGGTCGAGCACCTGGACACCGAGGGCGAGCCGATCGCCGACCCGGTGATCATCGAGGGTGAGATCGGGCAGTCCTACGAGGCTGAGCCGCTGGCACTGTCCGGATACCTGGATCCGGAGATCCCGGACAACGCCACCGGCACCATTGCCGAAGTGCCGATCACGGTGACCTTCGTCTATGAGCCGGAGCCGTCGCCGTCGCCGACCGATGACGGCTCCGGTTCGACGCCGACACCCACAGCGACCACCGGCACGGGGACGGTGACCCCGACCGATCCGGGCTCGACCGGCTCCACCGGTGGTTCGGGTGGCGGGCTGGCGAACACCGGTAGCTCGATGCTCCCGCTCGGAGCCGGCGCCCTGGCGGCCACCGCCCTCGGTGCAGCTGTCCTGGCCGGCCGGCGCCGTGGTGCGGTGGCCGGCGAAGCCGAGGACTGCTCCGGCGACACCGAGGCGGCACCGGAGCAGGAGTAG
- a CDS encoding helix-hairpin-helix domain-containing protein, which produces MTTPARLRRAALDLPEAEEQTGDGAPAFTVRGTTFARVVKDEAELRLPPEVVREVVAGRPGSEAVSRGPFVTGVLLPLADVDGQALNGLVAQAWRHCAPPDLRERYDAAVAGTAATDLPAIGKPATRALAAAGITTMEQVAALSETELLAMHGVGPKAVRILGDVLTERGLSQA; this is translated from the coding sequence ATGACAACCCCGGCTCGCCTGCGTCGAGCAGCGCTGGACCTGCCCGAGGCGGAGGAGCAGACCGGCGACGGAGCACCCGCCTTCACCGTGCGCGGGACGACCTTCGCCCGCGTCGTGAAGGACGAGGCCGAACTGCGGCTACCCCCCGAGGTGGTCCGCGAGGTGGTAGCCGGCCGGCCCGGGAGTGAGGCGGTCAGTCGTGGCCCCTTCGTGACCGGGGTGCTCCTGCCGCTCGCGGATGTGGATGGACAGGCGCTCAACGGCCTGGTGGCCCAGGCGTGGCGGCACTGCGCCCCACCGGACCTGCGTGAGCGGTACGACGCCGCTGTGGCGGGGACGGCCGCGACCGACCTGCCCGCCATCGGCAAGCCGGCCACCCGGGCGCTCGCCGCCGCGGGGATCACGACCATGGAGCAGGTGGCCGCGCTCTCCGAGACCGAGCTGCTGGCCATGCACGGAGTCGGGCCGAAGGCGGTGCGGATCCTCGGTGACGTGCTGACCGAGCGGGGACTTTCCCAGGCCTGA
- a CDS encoding ABC transporter permease, producing MSTQPEPAEQAENAIELKAVEGKSQGRIVRERFFHHRGAIVALVVLLLVALLGLTSIGFPVFGWYLGGWWQYNPVETMAVENPGGAPTLSMPWSEAGFAIGNHPFGQDTIGRDIFARTMKGVQTSLVIMVIVGGVATAVGVLVGALSGFFRGFTDTLLMRITDLFITMPLLVIGAVLGKLVGSPSAVPLALVLGLITWTTLARLVRGEFLTLREREFVDAARVAGASNSRIIFKHILPNAMGVVIVTVTLLMSAAILLETALSYLGFGIQEPTISLGRMISEYQSSFSTRPWLFWWPGLFIITIALCINFIGDGLRDAFDPRQKRLPSARAMARAARREHQSSSAIAP from the coding sequence ATGAGTACCCAACCTGAACCCGCCGAGCAGGCCGAGAACGCCATCGAGCTGAAGGCCGTCGAGGGCAAGTCCCAGGGCAGGATCGTCCGCGAGCGCTTCTTCCACCACCGCGGCGCCATCGTGGCCCTCGTGGTGCTGTTGCTGGTGGCTCTGCTGGGGTTGACGTCCATCGGTTTCCCGGTCTTCGGCTGGTATCTCGGCGGCTGGTGGCAGTACAACCCGGTCGAGACCATGGCGGTGGAGAACCCGGGCGGCGCACCCACACTCTCCATGCCGTGGAGCGAGGCCGGGTTCGCGATCGGCAACCACCCGTTCGGGCAGGACACCATCGGCCGCGACATCTTCGCCCGGACCATGAAGGGGGTGCAGACCTCGCTGGTGATCATGGTGATCGTCGGAGGCGTCGCCACGGCGGTCGGCGTGCTGGTCGGCGCACTCTCCGGCTTCTTCCGAGGCTTCACCGACACGCTGCTGATGCGCATCACCGATCTGTTCATCACCATGCCGCTGCTGGTGATCGGCGCCGTGCTGGGCAAGCTGGTCGGATCGCCCAGCGCCGTGCCGCTGGCCCTGGTTCTGGGTCTGATCACCTGGACCACCCTGGCCCGCCTCGTGCGCGGGGAGTTCCTGACGCTGCGCGAGCGCGAGTTCGTCGACGCCGCGCGGGTGGCCGGCGCCAGCAACTCGCGGATCATCTTCAAGCACATCCTGCCCAACGCGATGGGTGTGGTGATCGTGACCGTGACGCTGCTGATGAGTGCCGCGATCCTGCTCGAGACCGCGCTGAGCTACCTGGGCTTCGGGATCCAGGAGCCCACCATCTCCCTGGGCCGGATGATCAGCGAGTACCAGAGCTCGTTCAGCACCCGCCCGTGGCTGTTCTGGTGGCCGGGCCTGTTCATCATCACCATCGCCCTGTGCATCAACTTCATCGGTGACGGCCTGCGGGACGCCTTCGACCCGCGCCAGAAGCGGTTGCCCTCGGCGCGTGCGATGGCCAGGGCCGCCCGGCGCGAGCACCAGAGCAGCTCGGCGATCGCCCCGTGA
- a CDS encoding ABC transporter family substrate-binding protein: MKIRRITAVAATLAASALVLSACETPDTSSSDDGLDTGTAVTVGWNQGFYEYNADSATGNATANANILYLMNSGVNYYDGDLNLVPDESFASYEVTSEDPLTVEYTFADEASWSDGTPVDAADMLLSWAALSGHLNTAEFVQSFDEEGNVVWLYPEDSENAGDEVPQEEIENNVFFNFTSGTIGLIEETPTISEDGKTITMVYSEPFADWESNIGVGVPAHVVAMHALEIEDAQEAKDALVEAVTNEDAEALAPISDFWNNGFAFGDTLPDDESLYLSSGAYIMTDFVRDQYVTLEANENYAGDHQAQIETLTVRYSEDPMAQVQALENGELDLISPQASADTLQALEALGDDFEVLTGEGGTYEHVDLMFTNGGPFDPATYDGDEETALAVRQAFLKLIPRQDIVDRIISPLNPEASVRSSYTQIPGSPNYDQVVEANAMDELYPLELDREGAAQLLEDAGVETPVEVRIMTAADNVRRQEQLALLTESVQQDGLFEINDQSSADWGSLLSDPSGYDASMFGWQSTSTAVSESRANFEDGGGNNFGDFSDPRVDELYDELAVTTDEARQAEILAEVESILVEDGFGVTIYQHPGVHGFNARLQGVDPISISPTIFWNFWEWETDLTGDEAAEDDES, translated from the coding sequence GTGAAGATCAGGCGCATCACCGCCGTCGCTGCCACGTTGGCAGCAAGCGCACTCGTGCTGAGTGCGTGCGAGACCCCCGACACCTCGTCCTCAGACGACGGCCTCGACACCGGAACCGCTGTCACGGTCGGCTGGAACCAGGGTTTCTACGAGTACAACGCTGACAGTGCGACGGGTAACGCCACCGCTAACGCGAACATCCTGTACTTGATGAACTCGGGTGTGAACTACTACGACGGCGACCTCAACCTGGTCCCGGACGAGTCCTTCGCCTCCTACGAGGTGACCAGCGAGGACCCGCTCACCGTCGAGTACACCTTCGCTGACGAGGCCTCCTGGTCCGACGGCACGCCGGTCGACGCCGCCGACATGCTCCTGAGCTGGGCCGCCCTGAGTGGCCACCTGAACACCGCCGAGTTCGTGCAGTCCTTCGACGAGGAGGGCAACGTCGTCTGGCTGTACCCGGAGGACTCCGAGAACGCCGGTGACGAGGTCCCGCAGGAGGAGATCGAGAACAACGTCTTCTTCAACTTCACCTCCGGCACGATCGGGCTGATCGAGGAGACGCCGACGATCTCCGAGGACGGCAAGACCATCACCATGGTCTACTCCGAGCCTTTCGCGGACTGGGAGTCCAACATCGGTGTCGGTGTGCCGGCGCACGTGGTAGCCATGCACGCCCTCGAGATCGAGGACGCGCAGGAGGCCAAGGACGCCCTGGTCGAGGCCGTCACGAACGAGGACGCCGAGGCGCTCGCCCCGATCTCCGACTTCTGGAACAACGGCTTCGCCTTCGGTGACACCCTGCCGGACGACGAGTCCCTGTACCTGTCCAGTGGTGCGTACATCATGACCGACTTCGTCCGTGACCAGTACGTCACGCTCGAGGCCAACGAGAACTACGCCGGCGACCACCAGGCGCAGATCGAGACCCTCACCGTGCGTTACAGCGAGGACCCGATGGCCCAGGTGCAGGCGCTGGAGAACGGTGAGCTCGACCTCATCTCCCCGCAGGCCAGTGCCGACACGCTGCAGGCGCTGGAAGCACTCGGCGACGACTTCGAGGTGCTCACCGGCGAGGGCGGCACCTACGAGCACGTCGACCTGATGTTCACCAACGGCGGCCCGTTCGACCCGGCCACCTACGACGGTGACGAGGAGACGGCCCTGGCCGTGCGCCAGGCGTTCCTGAAGCTCATCCCGCGTCAGGACATCGTCGATCGGATCATCTCGCCGCTCAACCCCGAGGCGTCGGTCCGTTCCTCCTACACCCAGATCCCCGGCTCGCCGAACTACGACCAGGTCGTCGAGGCGAACGCGATGGACGAGCTGTACCCGCTCGAGCTCGACCGCGAGGGCGCTGCCCAGCTCCTCGAGGACGCCGGGGTCGAGACCCCGGTCGAGGTGCGCATCATGACCGCGGCGGACAACGTCCGTCGTCAGGAGCAGCTCGCCCTGCTCACCGAGTCGGTGCAGCAGGATGGTCTGTTCGAGATCAATGACCAGTCCAGCGCCGACTGGGGTTCGCTGCTGTCCGACCCGAGCGGTTACGACGCCTCGATGTTCGGGTGGCAGTCCACCTCCACCGCGGTGAGCGAGTCCCGTGCCAACTTCGAGGACGGCGGCGGGAACAACTTCGGTGACTTCTCCGACCCGCGGGTGGACGAGCTGTACGACGAGCTCGCCGTCACCACCGACGAGGCGCGGCAGGCCGAGATCCTGGCCGAGGTCGAGTCGATCCTGGTCGAGGACGGGTTCGGCGTGACCATCTACCAGCACCCGGGCGTGCACGGCTTCAACGCCCGCCTGCAGGGTGTGGACCCGATCTCCATCTCCCCGACCATCTTCTGGAACTTCTGGGAGTGGGAGACGGACCTGACGGGTGACGAGGCAGCGGAGGACGACGAGTCCTGA
- a CDS encoding NADP-dependent isocitrate dehydrogenase codes for MSTIIYTHTDEAPLLATYSFKPIIEAYAATAGVDVETRDISLSGRIIAAFNDVLPAEQQMGDALAELGELAKTPEANIIKLPNISASVPQLKAAIAELQQQGFDLPDYPDEPKTEQEKDTRARYDKVKGSAVNPVLREGNSDRRAPMAVKEYVRRNPHRMGEWSADSKTNVATMGADDFRSNEQSVVIEREDTLTIRHVAADGTERTLKQSVPVLAGEVVDATVMRAEALDAFLAAQIHRAKDEGVLFSLHLKATMMKVSDPIIFGHAVRAFLPEVFATHGEQLQAAGLSPNDGLGAILSGLDALEASVAQEVRAAVEQGLAAGPALAMVNSHKGISNLHVPSDVIVDASMPAMIRTSGHMWNADDAEQDTLAVIPDSSYAGVYQAVIEDCRANGAFDPTTMGSVPNVGLMAQKAEEYGSHDKTFEIDTAGRVEVVNAAGEVLLSHEVSPGDIWRACQTKDVPIRDWVKLAVTRARATGDPAVFWLDETRAHDRNLIAKVKEYLGDHELDGLQIEIMSPVEATRFSLERIRRGENTISVTGNVLRDYLTDLFPILELGTSAKMLSVVPLINGGGLFETGAGGSAPKHVQQLVAENHLRWDSLGEFLALAESFEHLGTSTGNARAKALADTLSRATATFLNENKSPSRKVGEIDNRGSHFYLALYWAQELAGQSEDAELAAGFAEIAQSLQDNEEAITAELLAVQGAAAEIGGYYRPDDAMASAVMRPSETLNRIVATLADRV; via the coding sequence ATGTCGACCATCATCTACACCCACACCGACGAGGCACCGCTGCTGGCGACCTACTCGTTCAAGCCGATCATCGAGGCCTACGCCGCCACCGCCGGTGTCGACGTCGAGACGCGCGACATCTCCCTCTCCGGCCGGATCATCGCCGCCTTCAACGACGTCCTGCCTGCCGAGCAGCAGATGGGTGACGCGCTGGCCGAGCTCGGCGAGCTGGCGAAGACGCCCGAGGCCAACATCATCAAGCTGCCCAACATCAGCGCCTCCGTGCCCCAGCTCAAGGCGGCGATCGCCGAGCTGCAGCAGCAGGGCTTCGACCTGCCGGACTACCCGGACGAGCCGAAGACCGAGCAGGAGAAGGACACCCGCGCGCGCTACGACAAGGTCAAGGGCAGCGCCGTGAACCCGGTGCTGCGCGAGGGCAACTCCGACCGCCGGGCACCGATGGCCGTCAAGGAGTACGTGCGCCGCAACCCCCACCGCATGGGCGAGTGGAGTGCGGACTCGAAGACGAACGTCGCGACGATGGGCGCCGACGACTTCCGCTCCAACGAGCAGTCCGTGGTGATCGAGCGCGAGGACACCCTCACCATCCGTCACGTCGCAGCCGACGGCACCGAGCGCACCCTGAAGCAGTCGGTGCCCGTGCTCGCCGGTGAGGTCGTCGACGCCACCGTGATGCGCGCCGAGGCGCTCGACGCCTTCCTCGCCGCGCAGATCCACCGCGCCAAGGACGAAGGTGTGCTGTTCTCCCTGCACCTGAAGGCCACGATGATGAAGGTCTCCGACCCGATCATCTTCGGCCACGCCGTCCGTGCCTTCCTGCCCGAGGTCTTCGCCACCCACGGCGAGCAGCTGCAGGCCGCCGGCCTGAGCCCCAACGACGGGCTCGGCGCCATCCTCTCCGGCCTCGACGCGCTCGAGGCGAGCGTGGCGCAGGAGGTGCGGGCCGCCGTCGAGCAGGGCCTGGCTGCCGGCCCCGCGCTGGCGATGGTCAACTCGCACAAGGGGATCAGCAACCTGCACGTGCCCAGCGATGTGATCGTGGACGCCTCGATGCCGGCCATGATCCGCACCTCCGGGCACATGTGGAACGCCGACGACGCCGAGCAGGACACCCTCGCGGTGATCCCTGACTCCTCCTACGCCGGCGTCTACCAGGCCGTGATCGAGGACTGCCGCGCGAACGGCGCCTTCGACCCCACCACCATGGGTTCAGTGCCCAACGTCGGCCTGATGGCGCAGAAGGCCGAGGAGTACGGCAGCCACGACAAGACCTTCGAGATCGACACCGCCGGCCGCGTGGAGGTCGTCAACGCCGCCGGCGAGGTACTGCTCAGCCACGAGGTCTCCCCCGGTGACATCTGGCGCGCCTGCCAGACCAAGGACGTGCCGATCCGCGACTGGGTCAAGCTCGCCGTCACGCGCGCCCGCGCCACCGGCGACCCGGCCGTGTTCTGGCTGGACGAGACCCGCGCGCACGATCGCAACCTCATCGCCAAGGTCAAGGAGTACCTCGGCGATCACGAGCTGGACGGTCTGCAGATCGAGATCATGTCCCCGGTCGAGGCCACCCGGTTCTCGCTCGAGCGCATCCGCCGCGGCGAGAACACCATCTCGGTGACCGGGAACGTGCTCCGCGACTACCTGACCGACCTGTTCCCGATCCTGGAGCTGGGCACCAGCGCCAAGATGCTCTCGGTGGTGCCGCTGATCAACGGCGGTGGCCTGTTCGAGACGGGCGCCGGCGGCTCCGCTCCCAAGCACGTGCAGCAGCTCGTGGCCGAGAACCACCTGCGCTGGGACAGCCTGGGCGAGTTCCTGGCCCTGGCCGAGAGCTTCGAGCACCTGGGTACCTCCACCGGCAACGCCCGGGCCAAGGCACTGGCCGACACGCTCTCGCGCGCGACGGCGACGTTCCTGAACGAGAACAAGTCCCCCAGCCGCAAGGTCGGCGAGATCGACAACCGCGGCAGCCACTTCTACCTCGCCCTGTACTGGGCGCAGGAGCTGGCCGGCCAGAGCGAGGATGCCGAGCTCGCCGCCGGGTTCGCCGAGATCGCGCAGTCGTTGCAGGACAACGAGGAGGCCATCACCGCGGAGCTGCTCGCCGTGCAGGGCGCCGCGGCCGAGATCGGTGGCTACTACCGCCCCGATGACGCCATGGCGTCCGCGGTGATGCGTCCCTCGGAGACGCTGAACCGGATCGTGGCGACGCTGGCCGACAGGGTCTGA